A stretch of Candidatus Symbiobacter mobilis CR DNA encodes these proteins:
- a CDS encoding IS5 family transposase, whose protein sequence is MIKLSLPEPKKHPLGCHNPRVSDRSAMNAILFVLRTGCQWNALNITGICSCSSAYRRFREWTKAGVFSALWVQQLVEYDKSQGIDWAWTSMDGALTKAPLAGQQTTGAHPTDRGKQGVKRSVLTDGAGIPLAVAIDGANRHDMKLVRSTLEDIKAKRPDPTDTKPQGICLDKGYDYDEVREIVKEFGFTAHIRSRGEEAKSIKQEAGFKARRWVVERTHSWILNPCSPSHRSHITH, encoded by the coding sequence ATAATAAAATTATCGCTCCCTGAACCCAAAAAACATCCCCTAGGTTGCCATAATCCGCGTGTATCTGATCGCAGCGCAATGAACGCAATTCTTTTCGTATTGCGAACTGGCTGCCAGTGGAACGCCTTAAACATTACAGGAATTTGTTCGTGCAGTTCTGCCTATCGACGCTTTCGCGAATGGACGAAAGCAGGTGTATTTTCAGCCCTTTGGGTACAACAATTGGTCGAATACGACAAATCCCAAGGCATCGATTGGGCATGGACATCCATGGATGGAGCATTAACCAAAGCGCCCCTAGCAGGTCAGCAAACAACTGGGGCCCACCCAACAGATCGAGGCAAGCAAGGTGTCAAGCGCAGTGTGCTCACTGATGGTGCAGGCATACCGCTTGCCGTCGCCATCGACGGTGCGAATCGGCACGACATGAAGTTGGTCAGGAGTACGCTGGAAGACATCAAAGCAAAACGACCAGACCCGACGGATACAAAACCACAAGGCATCTGCTTGGACAAAGGATACGATTATGATGAAGTAAGAGAGATCGTCAAAGAATTTGGCTTTACGGCTCACATTCGTTCCAGAGGCGAAGAAGCTAAATCTATAAAGCAAGAAGCTGGTTTCAAGGCACGGCGCTGGGTAGTAGAACGTACACATAGCTGGATCCTGAATCCGTGTTCACCCAGCCACCGTTCACACATAACGCATTGA
- a CDS encoding glycosyltransferase: MKSSICNKISHINFDIGISFCIITNGARPIKLDNLINSIQALRIKNYEILIGGELPIDFCRKDVKTYEIVDAARHGRLGEMRNRLCSVAKFDHLVVADDDMLFQPDFYYGLVSYGDDYDVLCVRLLNPDGTRHWDWATIGGPTGHHLISYETNDPYVYITGGLCIMKASVFSSVQWDEQLGFYQSEDVDFSNRLKLQGFKIKFCKDCTVIHDNYSFTQIESVIYKWTSIEPIIVNLDITLLGLLYNIKAFDYYLYKFLEYCVYSLLARKDVILNFVAHPYFDNFAKQYIDSHSDFKKKYIVNSVYALPDNSLIHFPFIKPPVEIANLKRVVSFFEIPPWIYNSNNKDIFRITAYAKSALHSCGYKFECGDDKKPTSLINYTHQKHPRDISIKPWVKPSITNYSDIDGKYFVLNEFIDTDNFYFVIFSTSLTDGNLLNLIDLFNKLLINNSIANTKVLVLVSNKSYTKYIKNKEIAFFGENILIQSMDDNIAVKKTLNNSLACIFLNISKYNNINPISTLGACLPIIINTEHNYDKLLDDASWYISIDQLCELESIIKLLYKNRFDKIAFRTNAIMKSLCYGWDRCIEQAVSVYKLSHVFWGAGIQSSSQDTIANLDNKKVRLAELPNPANPILVDAVFFQLYKTGIARVWQSLLREWAGTEFGKRLIVLDRGSTAPRIEGLTYFDIPKYDYEDTDDDRAMLQRVCDKFGAKLLISSYYTTPITTPSVFLAHDMIPELSGVDVLNHPMWREKHRGIRHACHFLAVSQNTANDLRRFFPQIKPEQVTVTPNGVDFRPANPQAVAAFRQQHGISRPYFLLVGARDGYKNTILFFRAFASMGAARRRFAIVCTGPVATLESEYAAYIGEAAVHMLQLDDDGLQCAYSGALALVYPSLYEGFGMPIVEAMACGCPVITTRKGSIPEVAGDAVLYVDPEDTASMKRVLKLVEKPPTRKQYVDLGLQRAARYSWGKMAEEVRAVLERFAPLEGTVEVPPSIHDQQLSQTFALHQAGKLEQAETLYRSLHQWMPLDFRVLHMLGVLRFQRGDLSDAQYFLLYALALNQNVAEAHFNLGNVYAAMQLWELAHNAYQRALVVNPGFGPARQQLAVMEHNLRAVAAQQAEQGQEVEGQP, translated from the coding sequence ATGAAATCAAGTATTTGCAATAAAATATCACATATAAATTTTGATATTGGTATTTCATTTTGTATTATTACAAATGGCGCAAGGCCAATAAAACTCGATAACTTAATCAACAGCATACAAGCGCTTAGAATTAAGAATTATGAAATCTTGATTGGGGGTGAGTTGCCAATAGATTTTTGCAGAAAAGATGTTAAAACTTATGAAATAGTTGATGCTGCGCGTCATGGTAGATTAGGTGAAATGCGAAATCGATTGTGTAGCGTAGCGAAATTTGATCATTTGGTAGTGGCTGATGACGATATGCTTTTTCAGCCGGATTTTTATTATGGCCTCGTAAGTTACGGGGATGATTATGATGTATTGTGTGTGAGACTGTTGAATCCTGATGGTACCCGGCATTGGGATTGGGCCACTATTGGTGGGCCAACCGGGCATCATTTGATATCGTATGAAACAAACGATCCGTATGTATATATTACAGGCGGACTTTGTATTATGAAAGCAAGTGTCTTTTCAAGCGTTCAATGGGATGAGCAGCTTGGATTTTATCAATCAGAAGATGTTGATTTTAGTAATAGATTAAAATTGCAAGGATTTAAAATAAAATTTTGTAAAGATTGTACAGTTATACATGATAATTATTCGTTTACTCAAATTGAGTCAGTTATTTATAAATGGACAAGTATTGAGCCAATAATAGTCAATTTAGATATTACATTATTAGGATTATTATATAACATTAAAGCATTTGATTATTATTTATATAAGTTTCTTGAATATTGTGTATATTCTCTTTTGGCAAGAAAAGATGTTATATTAAATTTTGTCGCACATCCGTATTTCGATAACTTTGCAAAACAATATATTGACTCCCATAGTGATTTTAAAAAAAAATATATCGTTAATTCTGTATATGCGCTACCAGATAATTCATTGATTCATTTTCCATTTATTAAACCGCCTGTTGAAATTGCGAACCTAAAAAGAGTTGTATCGTTTTTTGAAATTCCTCCATGGATATATAATTCGAATAATAAAGATATATTCAGAATCACAGCTTACGCAAAATCGGCATTACATTCTTGTGGGTATAAATTTGAATGTGGTGATGATAAAAAACCAACTTCCTTAATTAACTATACACATCAAAAACATCCACGAGATATTTCAATCAAACCATGGGTTAAGCCGTCAATAACAAATTACTCTGATATTGATGGTAAATATTTCGTGCTAAATGAATTTATTGATACTGATAACTTTTATTTTGTAATATTTTCGACATCTTTAACTGATGGTAATTTATTAAATTTAATAGATTTATTTAATAAATTATTAATAAATAATTCAATTGCAAACACTAAAGTACTTGTTTTGGTTAGTAATAAATCTTATACAAAGTATATTAAAAATAAAGAGATAGCATTTTTTGGAGAAAATATATTAATTCAATCGATGGATGATAATATTGCAGTTAAAAAAACACTTAATAATTCGTTGGCTTGTATTTTTTTAAATATATCAAAATATAATAATATTAATCCTATTTCTACACTAGGTGCCTGCTTGCCTATTATAATTAATACGGAACATAATTATGATAAATTATTGGACGATGCAAGCTGGTATATTTCTATTGACCAATTGTGTGAATTAGAAAGTATTATAAAATTATTATATAAAAATAGATTTGATAAAATTGCATTTCGTACAAATGCAATTATGAAATCACTATGTTACGGATGGGATAGATGCATTGAACAGGCAGTTAGTGTGTACAAATTATCACATGTTTTCTGGGGGGCTGGCATTCAATCATCTAGTCAAGATACAATTGCAAATTTAGATAATAAGAAAGTGCGGCTTGCAGAACTGCCAAATCCAGCCAACCCTATTCTGGTCGATGCAGTATTTTTCCAACTTTACAAAACCGGCATCGCCCGCGTGTGGCAATCTTTGTTGCGTGAGTGGGCGGGTACGGAATTCGGCAAACGGTTGATTGTTTTGGATAGGGGTAGTACTGCACCGCGCATCGAAGGTCTAACGTATTTCGATATTCCAAAATACGACTACGAAGATACCGACGATGACCGGGCCATGCTCCAGAGGGTTTGTGATAAGTTTGGTGCAAAGTTGTTGATTTCCAGCTACTACACCACGCCTATTACTACCCCTTCGGTGTTCTTGGCGCATGACATGATCCCTGAACTCTCCGGGGTAGATGTGCTCAATCATCCCATGTGGCGCGAAAAGCATCGCGGCATACGGCACGCCTGCCACTTTCTGGCAGTCTCGCAAAACACGGCCAATGATTTGCGCAGGTTTTTTCCGCAGATCAAGCCCGAACAGGTGACGGTGACACCCAATGGTGTGGACTTTCGCCCCGCAAATCCCCAAGCTGTAGCGGCGTTTCGCCAGCAGCATGGAATCAGCAGGCCATATTTTCTGCTTGTCGGTGCGCGGGATGGGTACAAGAACACAATTCTCTTTTTTCGCGCCTTTGCCTCCATGGGCGCTGCACGCAGGCGTTTTGCGATTGTTTGTACCGGCCCCGTTGCTACGCTGGAGTCGGAATACGCCGCCTACATTGGTGAGGCTGCCGTCCACATGCTGCAATTGGATGATGACGGCTTGCAATGCGCGTACTCTGGCGCATTGGCGTTGGTGTATCCCTCGCTCTACGAAGGTTTTGGCATGCCGATCGTCGAGGCGATGGCTTGCGGATGCCCAGTCATTACTACCCGCAAGGGGTCGATTCCGGAAGTCGCTGGGGACGCTGTGCTCTATGTCGATCCGGAAGACACTGCCAGTATGAAGCGTGTACTCAAATTGGTCGAAAAACCCCCCACGCGCAAGCAATACGTCGATCTGGGTTTGCAGCGTGCGGCCCGCTATTCCTGGGGCAAGATGGCCGAGGAAGTGCGTGCTGTCTTGGAAAGATTTGCGCCGCTGGAGGGAACGGTTGAGGTGCCACCTTCCATCCACGATCAGCAGCTTTCCCAAACCTTTGCGCTGCACCAGGCTGGGAAGTTGGAGCAGGCGGAGACGTTGTATCGCAGTTTGCATCAATGGATGCCGCTTGACTTCCGCGTGCTGCACATGCTGGGGGTACTGCGTTTTCAGCGTGGAGACCTGAGCGATGCGCAGTATTTTTTGCTGTATGCGTTGGCCCTGAACCAAAATGTTGCCGAAGCGCACTTCAACCTCGGCAACGTTTACGCCGCCATGCAGCTATGGGAACTGGCCCACAATGCCTACCAAAGGGCGCTGGTCGTGAACCCAGGCTTTGGCCCTGCGCGCCAACAATTGGCGGTGATGGAGCACAACCTGCGTGCGGTAGCGGCGCAGCAGGCGGAGCAAGGGCAAGAAGTGGAGGGGCAGCCATGA
- a CDS encoding NAD-dependent epimerase/dehydratase family protein, giving the protein MKRILVTGGAGFLGSHLCERLLERGNERKKFKKANQQESSERHSCLSV; this is encoded by the coding sequence ATGAAACGCATCCTCGTTACCGGCGGCGCCGGCTTTTTGGGATCGCACTTGTGCGAGAGGCTGTTGGAGCGTGGGAACGAGCGGAAAAAGTTCAAAAAGGCCAACCAGCAAGAAAGTAGCGAAAGGCATTCATGCCTGTCGGTCTGA
- a CDS encoding FkbM family methyltransferase, whose product MKSFDLTIIEIIHHILKEHPQLAPTVQAMANTAVDNLHLSIKYHGLSALDEKLEQWLNYNNGFFVEIGANNGIDQSNTLYYEKHRNWRGILIEPVPHNYLHCRKVRSSENTFFCNACTAFDYKEKFVEMVYSNLMSTTVGLESDIADPMAHALEGKRFLYPTDENCTFGAVAVPMETLLRQANAPALMDLLSLDVEGAEIEVLKGIDHAAHRFKYLCIESRSPEKLQQYLGGIGYQFVSQLTGIDFLYSNAQ is encoded by the coding sequence ATGAAATCTTTTGATCTAACAATTATCGAAATCATTCACCATATCCTCAAAGAACATCCACAACTTGCCCCCACAGTGCAAGCCATGGCAAATACTGCTGTAGACAATTTGCACCTTTCCATCAAATACCATGGGTTGAGTGCGTTGGATGAAAAGTTAGAGCAATGGCTAAACTATAACAATGGCTTTTTTGTAGAAATCGGGGCCAACAATGGTATCGATCAATCCAATACGTTGTATTACGAAAAACACAGGAATTGGCGTGGAATTTTGATCGAGCCTGTTCCTCATAACTATTTGCATTGCAGAAAGGTTCGATCCAGCGAGAACACTTTTTTCTGCAATGCTTGTACTGCATTCGACTACAAAGAAAAGTTTGTCGAGATGGTATATTCCAATTTGATGTCTACAACGGTAGGGCTGGAGTCAGACATTGCAGACCCTATGGCGCACGCGCTGGAGGGGAAAAGATTTTTGTACCCCACGGACGAGAATTGCACATTCGGTGCTGTGGCCGTGCCTATGGAGACGTTGTTGCGCCAAGCGAATGCGCCAGCCTTGATGGATTTGTTGTCGCTGGATGTGGAAGGCGCGGAGATTGAAGTACTCAAAGGCATCGACCATGCTGCGCACCGGTTCAAATACTTATGCATTGAATCCCGTTCCCCAGAAAAACTACAGCAGTATTTGGGGGGGATTGGGTATCAATTTGTCAGCCAGCTCACGGGAATTGATTTTTTGTATTCCAACGCGCAGTAA